CTCCCCGACGAGGGACGCCTCGAAGGCCATACGGTCGTGGCGTCGCTCCCGCTCGAGGCGGTCGCCGAGCATGTCGGCGTACGCCGTCGCCGCGTCGGGGTCGTCGGGGTGCGGCTGGTAGTCGAGCCGCTGCGCCGCCGGGTCGCCTACCTGGTGGCCGACGCCTGCCAGCAGCGCGGGGAGCTGCCTCAGGAGGGCGACCTCGGCCTCGGTGAGCCTGACGGTCACCGTGTCGCCGACGAGAACGAACGGCGCGGTCACGCCCGCTCCAGGGTCGCCCACAGTCCGTACCCGTGGAGCCTGTGACAATCGAGCTCGGCCCGCTCGAGGGGGCCGCTGGAGACGATCGCCCTGCCTTCGTTGTGGATCTGCAGCATGAGCCGGGTCGCCTTGTCGACGCTGTACCCGAACAGGCGGCGCAAGACGAGCACCACGTAGCTCATGAGGTTGACGGGGTCGTTCCAGACGACGACGTTCCACCCCAGGTCGATGTCGGAGCGCTCCCCCGTCTCGGGTCGCTCGACCTCGACAGGAGCGGTCGTCGTCACCGGTCACCGCCTCGGAGGCGGCCGCCGCCCGAGGCGCCCCGCCGCACGCGCCGACAGTTGCGGCATCACTTCGGCCCCATGCGGATGCCGCCGTCCATCCGGATCGTCTCGGCGTTCATGTAGCTGTGGGTGACGAGCAGCATCGCAACTTCGGCGTACTCCTCCGGCGTGCCGAGGCGCTTGGGATGGAGAACCTGTTGACCGAGAGATTCGCGGGCCTCCTCGGGAAGGCCGGCGAGCAGCGGCGTGTCGATGATCCCAGGCGCGATCGTGTTCACCCGGATGCCGCGCGATGACAAGTCGCGGGCGATGGGGAGCGTCATGCCCACGATCCCGCCCTTCGACGCCGAGTATGCCGCCTGGCCGACCTGACCGTCGAAGGCCGCAACCGACGCGGTGTTGACGATGGCGCCTCGCTCGCCG
This genomic interval from Acidimicrobiia bacterium contains the following:
- a CDS encoding DUF2017 family protein, with translation MTAPFVLVGDTVTVRLTEAEVALLRQLPALLAGVGHQVGDPAAQRLDYQPHPDDPDAATAYADMLGDRLERERRHDRMAFEASLVGEAMLDIETADAWLRVLGEARLSLAARLGITEDWQPDSRSRDPQIIALNYLSYLQDALVDALLGGVELEG
- the clpS gene encoding ATP-dependent Clp protease adapter ClpS gives rise to the protein MTTTAPVEVERPETGERSDIDLGWNVVVWNDPVNLMSYVVLVLRRLFGYSVDKATRLMLQIHNEGRAIVSSGPLERAELDCHRLHGYGLWATLERA